The following coding sequences lie in one Chlorocebus sabaeus isolate Y175 chromosome 29, mChlSab1.0.hap1, whole genome shotgun sequence genomic window:
- the PEX11A gene encoding peroxisomal membrane protein 11A isoform X2 — protein sequence MKRVTRDRAKKEKSASQDSLGYSVADEETEWLQSFLLLLFRSLKQHPPLLLDTVKNLCDILNPLDQLGIYKSNPGIIGLGGLVSSIAGMITVAYPQMKLKTR from the coding sequence ATGAAACGAGTTACACGTGACagggcaaagaaagagaaatcagcATCCCAGGATTCTCTTGGGTACAGTGTGGctgatgaggaaacagaatgGCTCCAATCCTTTCTACTTCTCTTATTCCGATCTCTGAAGCAGCATCCTCCCTTGCTTCTGGACACGGTGAAGAACCTTTGTGATATCCTGAACCCTTTGGACCAGCTGGGGATCTATAAGTCCAATCCTGGCATCATTGGACTTGGAGGTCTTGTGTCCTCTATAGCAGGCATGATCACTGTGGCATATCCTCAGATGAAGTTGAAGACCCGTTAG
- the PLIN1 gene encoding perilipin-1 isoform X1, with protein MAVNKGPTLLDGDLPEQENVLQRVLQLPVVSGTCECFQKTYTSTKEAHPLVASVCNAYEKGVQSASNLAAWSMEPVVRRLSTQFTAANELACRGLDHLEEKIPALQYPPEKIASELKDTISTRLRSARNSISIPIASTSDKVLGAALAGCELAWGVARDTAEFAANTRAGRLASGGADLALGSIEKVVEYLLPPDKEESAPAPGHQQAQKSPKAKPSLMSRVGALTNTLSRHTMQTMARALEQGHTLAMWIPGVAPLSSLAQWGASVAMQAVSRRRSEVRVPWLHSLAAAQEEDHEDQTDTEGEDMEEEEELETEENKFSEVAALPGPQGLLGGVAHNLQKALQTTISAVTWAPAAVLGMAGRVLHLTPAPAVSSTKGRAMSLSDALKGVTDNVVDTVVHYVPLPRLSLMEPESEFRDIDNPPAEVERREAERRASGAPSAGPEPAPRAAQPRRSLRSAQSPGAPPGPGLEDKVTTPAAPRPAFAAVPREKPKRRVSDSFFRPSVMEPILGRAQYSQLRKKS; from the exons ATGGCAGTCAACAAAGGCCCCACCTTGCTGGATGGAGACCTCCCT GAGCAGGAGAATGTGCTACAGCGGGTCCTGCAGCTGCCGGTGGTGAGTGGCACCTGCGAGTGCTTCCAGAAGACCTATACCAGCACTAAGGAAGCCCACCCCCTGGTGGCCTCTGTGTGCAATGCCTATGAGAAGGGCGTGCAGAGCGCCAGTAACTTGGCTGCCTGGAGCATGGAGCCGGTGGTGCGCAGGCTGTCCACCCAGT TCACAGCTGCCAATGAGCTGGCCTGCCGAGGCTTGGACCACCTGGAGGAAAAGATCCCAGCCCTCCAGTACCCTCCTGAAAAG ATTGCTTCTGAGCTGAAGGACACCATCTCCACCCGTCTCCGCAGTGCCAGAAACAGCATCAGCATTCCCATCGCGAGCACTTCAGACAAGGTCCTGGGGGCCGCTTTGGCTGGGTGCGAGCTTGCCTGGGGAGTGGCCAGAGACACTGCGGAATTTGCTGCCAACACTCGAGCTGGCCGACTGGCTTCTGGAGGAGCCGACTTGGCCTTGGGCAGCATTGAGAAGGTGGTGGAGTACCTCCTCCCTCCAGACAAGGAAGAGTCAG CCCCTGCTCCTGGACACCAGCAAGCCCAGAAGTCTCCCAAGGCCAAGCCAAGCCTCATGAGCAGGGTTGGGGCTCTGACCAACACCCTCTCTCGACACACCATGCAGACCATGGCCCGGGCCCTGGAGCAGGGCCACACCCTGGCCATGTGGATCCCAGGAGTGGCGCCCCTG AGCAGCCTGGCCCAGTGGGGTGCCTCAGTGGCCATGCAGGCGGTGTCCCGGCGGAGGAGTGAAGTGCGGGTGCCCTGGTTGCACAGCCTCGCAGCCGCCCAGGAGGAGGATCATGAGGACCAGACAGACACGGAGGGAGAGgacatggaggaggaggaagaattgGAGACTGAAGAGAACAAGTTCAGTGAG GTAGCAGCCCTGCCAGGCCCTCAAGGGCTCCTGGGCGGTGTGGCACATAACCTGCAGAAGGCCCTCCAGACCACCATCTCGGCTGTGACATGGGCACCTGCAGCTGTGCTGGGCATGGCAGGGAGGGTGCTGCACCTCACACCAGCCCCTGCTGTCTCCTCGACCAAGGGGAGGGCCATGTCTCTATCAGATGCCCTGAAGGGCGTTACTGACAATGTGGTGGACACGGTGGTGCATTACGTGCCG CTCCCCAGGCTGTCGCTGATGGAGCCCGAGAGCGAATTCCGGGACATCGACAACCCGCCCGCCGAGGTCGAGCGCCGGGAGGCGGAGCGCAGGGCGTCAGGGGCGCCATCCGCTGGCCCGGAGCCCGCCCCGCGCGCCGCACAGCCCCGCCGCAGCCTGCGGAGCGCGCAGAGCCCCGGCGCGCCCCCCGGCCCGGGCCTGGAGGACAAGGTCACCACGCCCGCAGCGCCGCGCCCGGCCTTCGCGGCCGTGCCCCGCGAGAAGCCGAAGCGCAGGGTCAGCGACAGCTTCTTCCGGCCCAGCGTCATGGAGCCCATCCTGGGCCGCGCGCAGTACAGCCAGCTGCGCAAGAAGAGCTGA
- the PLIN1 gene encoding perilipin-1 isoform X2 — protein MAVNKGPTLLDGDLPEQENVLQRVLQLPVVSGTCECFQKTYTSTKEAHPLVASVCNAYEKGVQSASNLAAWSMEPVVRRLSTQFTAANELACRGLDHLEEKIPALQYPPEKIASELKDTISTRLRSARNSISIPIASTSDKVLGAALAGCELAWGVARDTAEFAANTRAGRLASGGADLALGSIEKVVEYLLPPDKEESAPAPGHQQAQKSPKAKPSLMSRVGALTNTLSRHTMQTMARALEQGHTLAMWIPGVAPLSSLAQWGASVAMQAVSRRRSEVRVPWLHSLAAAQEEDHEDQTDTEGEDMEEEEELETEENKFSELPRLSLMEPESEFRDIDNPPAEVERREAERRASGAPSAGPEPAPRAAQPRRSLRSAQSPGAPPGPGLEDKVTTPAAPRPAFAAVPREKPKRRVSDSFFRPSVMEPILGRAQYSQLRKKS, from the exons ATGGCAGTCAACAAAGGCCCCACCTTGCTGGATGGAGACCTCCCT GAGCAGGAGAATGTGCTACAGCGGGTCCTGCAGCTGCCGGTGGTGAGTGGCACCTGCGAGTGCTTCCAGAAGACCTATACCAGCACTAAGGAAGCCCACCCCCTGGTGGCCTCTGTGTGCAATGCCTATGAGAAGGGCGTGCAGAGCGCCAGTAACTTGGCTGCCTGGAGCATGGAGCCGGTGGTGCGCAGGCTGTCCACCCAGT TCACAGCTGCCAATGAGCTGGCCTGCCGAGGCTTGGACCACCTGGAGGAAAAGATCCCAGCCCTCCAGTACCCTCCTGAAAAG ATTGCTTCTGAGCTGAAGGACACCATCTCCACCCGTCTCCGCAGTGCCAGAAACAGCATCAGCATTCCCATCGCGAGCACTTCAGACAAGGTCCTGGGGGCCGCTTTGGCTGGGTGCGAGCTTGCCTGGGGAGTGGCCAGAGACACTGCGGAATTTGCTGCCAACACTCGAGCTGGCCGACTGGCTTCTGGAGGAGCCGACTTGGCCTTGGGCAGCATTGAGAAGGTGGTGGAGTACCTCCTCCCTCCAGACAAGGAAGAGTCAG CCCCTGCTCCTGGACACCAGCAAGCCCAGAAGTCTCCCAAGGCCAAGCCAAGCCTCATGAGCAGGGTTGGGGCTCTGACCAACACCCTCTCTCGACACACCATGCAGACCATGGCCCGGGCCCTGGAGCAGGGCCACACCCTGGCCATGTGGATCCCAGGAGTGGCGCCCCTG AGCAGCCTGGCCCAGTGGGGTGCCTCAGTGGCCATGCAGGCGGTGTCCCGGCGGAGGAGTGAAGTGCGGGTGCCCTGGTTGCACAGCCTCGCAGCCGCCCAGGAGGAGGATCATGAGGACCAGACAGACACGGAGGGAGAGgacatggaggaggaggaagaattgGAGACTGAAGAGAACAAGTTCAGTGAG CTCCCCAGGCTGTCGCTGATGGAGCCCGAGAGCGAATTCCGGGACATCGACAACCCGCCCGCCGAGGTCGAGCGCCGGGAGGCGGAGCGCAGGGCGTCAGGGGCGCCATCCGCTGGCCCGGAGCCCGCCCCGCGCGCCGCACAGCCCCGCCGCAGCCTGCGGAGCGCGCAGAGCCCCGGCGCGCCCCCCGGCCCGGGCCTGGAGGACAAGGTCACCACGCCCGCAGCGCCGCGCCCGGCCTTCGCGGCCGTGCCCCGCGAGAAGCCGAAGCGCAGGGTCAGCGACAGCTTCTTCCGGCCCAGCGTCATGGAGCCCATCCTGGGCCGCGCGCAGTACAGCCAGCTGCGCAAGAAGAGCTGA